The sequence CTACAATGAGGCTATAAAGCTTGAAATTCCACGCAAAGATTTAGAAAAATATGTCTTAGATAGATTAGTTCATGGCATATCATCTGATAAGTAGATCGCTTTGAGCAATTATCCTATCTTGTCTTTTGGCAATCTCTAAGAGTAGAAATTTAATCTTTATATCTTGACTTAAAATTCTATCTTCCATATTATCATAAAAATAGTATGGGAGTTTATTTACTCTTTTTTCTATCATTTCAAATCTAGTTGAGATCATGTTTATATCTGAATTTAGCGCATCTTTGGTAGTAATTAGTTTATTTGATTGTTTGAGTGAATCGGTATAAACTTTAAGATTACTAAGTAGCGAGCTAATATCATGAAGATTTTTATAAATTTATAGATATCTTTTAAAATTGCAAAAATTCCAAGTATAATATATAATAAGAAGTAGTAAATTTTAATTTTTGTGAGTGTGTTCTAGTTACAACTGCTGAAGTAGCTTATGTTAGCGTAGATGAAAAAGATAATAAAAAATTAATAGATAAAGATTTAAAAAGATTACATGGATTTTAAGAGTATTATGCCTCGTTTGAGGCATAATAGCTATTTTTTACAACTTTTTTTGCCTATTAGTGAGTATAATGGGCAATATCCATATACTGCAGTAAGCAAAGGAACAAGTCCGATTAACCACCACCAGCATTGGCATACAAATCCAAATACAAAAAATATTATAGCTGCTATTATTAGTCTTATAGTTTTATCTAAGTTACTCATATTATATCCTTTTTTTATTTTTAAGCTTTAGCATGTATCATGGCTTGCATAACCATAGGCTTCATTAAATATACCTTAACAGCCCAGTTTAGCCAACTTTCTCTTGTAGAACCCATACATTCTAATGTCGGTGCGGCTCCTTTATAATTAAACTCAACCATAACAGCCTTACCATATCTAGTAAGTAGCGGACAAGCTGTATAGCCATCGAATTTAGCCTCTAAAGGTTTATTTTTTAAGTGAGATAATATATTTGCACCTATAACTGGATATTGTTTGCGTATACTTGCTCCTGTTTTGCCTTTTGGTACTCCAGCGCAATCTCCTAGTGCAAATATATTTGGATATTTTTTGTGTTGTAATGTATATTGATCAACATCAACCCAATTGCCAGCTACATCGCCTTTGCTTGTGTTTAAACCAGCTTGAGTTATAAAATCAGCACTTTTCATTCTAGGCACTACAAATAGATAATCATATGGTATTTCTACTCTCTCTTTTGCTATTTTTTGTATTGAGTCTTGAGTATAAGGCATTAGTTTGTCAAATTTAGCTATTTGATTTATGGTATCAACTTCTACTAAAAGGTGGCGTGTTTTATACTCCATATCTCTTTGTATATACATTTGTTCAATCATCTTAGCGTGTAATGGGCTTGAGAGCATATTTGCACTACCTGTACATAGTATAGTTTTTAAAGATTTTTGGTTATTTTTTTGACCTAAATCATTTAATAGCATATTTACCTTTTTATTTGCTCCACCGCATTTTGATGGTGTATTTGGCTCGGCAAATAGAGCATTACCACCATTTTTAACCAATTCTTGAATAAATTTATTTGATTTTGTTGCTCCATTTGGAGTATATATACTAGTAATTTTAGAGTTAGGATCTTCTATAATATCAGCATTTAAACCTTTTACACTTTGAAAATCATAATACACCCCAGTAGAGATTATTAAATAATCATATTTATAGATATTGCCATCATTTGTTGTAAGTGAATTATTGTTTGGATCTACACTTTGTACATTTTGTTTTACCCATTTTACTTTTTCATTTATTAGATCTGCTTTATCATATTTTGTATCTTTGGTAGTATAAACACCAGCAGCAATTAGCGTAAATCCAGGCTCATAATGCATTGTTTGATTTGCATCATATAAGGTAACATTTGCTTTTGGCATTATATCTATTAGATGAGCACTCATTGTGATACCGCCAAGTCCAGCTCCTATGATAGCTATATTTGGAGATAAATCACTTGCAGCTTTGGCTTGTGTAGGTATAGTAACAGAAGTAGCTGCTAAGGCAGAACCTAAGGTAAATATTTTTAGAGCGTCTCTGCGGGATTTTTGAATTTCATTCATAATATATCCTTTATTAGGGAATAGATATTATGATTATATATAGATTTTCTATTTTTATCAGTGATAAAGTCACAAAAGATTATAAATTTAAAATAATTATTTTCCCACGCTCTAATTTTATTAGATTCTCTTTTTCTATATCTTTTAAAATTCTTGATACCACCTCTCTTGCAGTACCTAAATGGCTAGCAAGTATTTCGTGGGTAATTTGAATTTGATTATTTGTAGCATTTTGTTTAAGAAAATCAATAATCCTTTGTGTAATTGGCGTAAATAGAGCTTGTGTCATAACTTTAATAGCGCTAGCTAATCTTATGGATAAAAGCTCTACTACAAAAGATGCTATTGATGGGTATTTATCTTTTAATACTGAAAAGTAACTAGAGTGTAATAATAGTATTTTTGTATCTTTATTGGCTTGTAAATTTAATTCAAGTTGCAAATTATCAGTCATACAATTAGCACAAAGAATGCATTCATCTCCAGAGTTAAGATTAAATACTGTTATTTCTTTTCCTGTTGTAGATATTGCATATGCTCTTAAATTCCCTTTTAATACATATATAAAACCTTGACAGCTATTTTTATCGACTATTACATCATCACCTTTTTTAAATTCCATTATTTTAACATTTGAACTAACGGTATCTAAATCTTCTTTAGACAAATTAAATTTTTTAAATTTATCTATAAATTGCTCTATATCTTTTTTCATTTGGTAACTTTATCACTGAAAATTTGCATTATTATAGCTATAATTCTTTAAAAATATATAAGGATATAAGAAGATGAATAGGCGTAATTTTTTAAAATTTACCCTTATAACTAGTGCTACACCACTTTTAGCTGATCAAGAAATATCAAGGCAGAATTCTCAGATGATGAGTATAATAGATCTTGATTTATGTGATGGGTGCGAAGGTTTTGAAGTACCAAAATGTATAAGTGCTTGCAAAACACATAATAAAGATAAATTCCCAGATCCTAAAAAGCCTATAATGAATTATTGGCCTCAAAAAAAATATGAAGATTATAGTGATAAAAAAGATATTATAGATAGATTAACCCCATATAATTGGACATATGTTCAAAAGATAGAGATAAATGGTAAAAAGATAAATATACCAAGACGCTGTATGCATTGCGATAACCCTCCATGCCAAAAATTATGCCCTTTTGGCGTTATAAGCAAAGATAAATATGGAGCTGTAGATATTGATAAGGATTTTTGTTTTGGCGGTGCTAAATGTAGAGATGCTTGTCCGTGGCAGATACCGCAGCGTCAAGCTGGTGTTGGATTATATTTAAATATAGCGCCAAAATTAGCAGGTGGCGGTGTAATGTATAAATGCGATATGTGTAAAGATCTGCTAAATAAAGGCGATAAGCCAGCATGTCAAAATCAATGTCCAAAAAAAGCTATAAAATTTGCTCCAAAAAATGAGATAATGAGTATAGTAAATAAAGAAAACAGGCATATATATGGATTAAAAGAAAATGGTGGAACATCTACAATATACTTAAGTAGTGTAGATTTTGAATCTATAAATGAAGCAATAACAAAAAAATATGAAAATTTAACAAATAAAATAGGCAGACCTCATATGGCTAGAGTAGATAGTCCATTACAAAAGAGCGAAAATTTAGCTATGGCTGCAATGATTACTCCACTAGCTGCAATAGGTGCTGCAACTATATCTGCTATAAAATGTAATAAAAAGGATAAATAATGAAAATATATAGACAGAGTTTGCAAAATCGTATCATACATTGGGGAGTTGCTATATCTACTTTTGGACTTATTTTAACTGGTATATTTCAAATGCCAGTGGCTAAAAGATATGGCGTAGCAAATATATGGGAATGGAGTGGCGAGTATTTTGAAGGTCTAGTATTGCATTATATCTTTGCTATAGGGCTTATATTTTTTGGAGTTTATCATATAGTTTATCATAGTTTAAAAAAAGAGTTTGATATCATACCTAAAAAAGGCGATATAAAAAATAGTTATTTAGTTATAAAATCTATGATAACAAAAGATCAAGAACCACCAAACCAAAAATATCTACCAGAACAACGCTTAGCATATATAGCAATTGCTTTTACGCTTTTTATACTAGTATTTACAGGATTAATAAAAACATATAAGAATTTATTAGGATTTGATATAGCAAATTGGGCATATTTTTGGGCGGCACAATTGCATAATTTGGGTATGATACTTATCATAATATTAATTATTGCCCATTTAGCAGCCTTTATACCTAAAATTAATCGCTTTTTGCTTATATCAATGTTTAGTGGCAAGGTAGATGCAAAATATACATTAAAGCGTCATCAATTGTGGAAAGAGGGTATAAAAGAGGCTAATAAAATATTAAAAAATGGCAAGGATAAAAAATGAGTAGAATAAGCAATTTTCCTATTATGTTTTTTGCTATTATAATGGGATTTGGTGGGTTTAGTATGGCTATAAGAAAAGTCAGTGTAGTATTTGAAATTAATAGTTTATATTTTGATATATTTAAAATTATTACATCTGTTATTTTTTTATTGGTTGTATTGTTATATGCTATTAAAATATTTATAAATATAGATGAGGTAAAAAGTGAATTTAATCATCAAATAAGATTAAATTTCTTTGGTGCGATACCTATATCTTTTTTAATTTTAGCCAATCTATGGCAAAAAAGTATTGTATATGAGTGGTTATTTTATAGTGGTTTAATATTGCAAACCTATATAACTTTTAGGGTTATTGCATTTTGGATTAATAAGAATTTAGAGATCAAGCACTCCAATCCAGCTTGGTTTATACCAGTAGTAGGTAATTTAATAGTTGTTATATCATCAGATAAAAACTATGAATGGTTATGGTATTATTTTAGCATAGGGGTATTTTTTTGGATTATTTTATTTTCTATAATGTTTTATAGAATATTATTTCATGAGCAGCTAGCGCAAAAATTTATGCCTACACTATTTATTATGATAGCTCCTCCAGCTGTTGGGTTTTTGGGATATTATAAGCTTGTAGGATTTGATGTTGCTGCTAATATTATGCTTAATCTTACTATATTTTTTAGTTTTATGGTGATTTATATGTATAAAAATTTTTTAAAACTTAAATTTTTCTTATCATGGTGGGCGTTTATTTTTCCTAGTGCTGCAGCTTCTATAGCGATTTTAGAGGGTTATAATATTAATAACAACATAGCTTTTCTCTATATAGGAATGACTATTTTTATCTTGCTTTGCGTGATGGTTACATATGTATCTTATCATACTGTAAAAAATATTATAGCAAAAAATATATGCGTAATGGAATGATTAAAGAATTTTAAAGTATAATTAGCACTTTTTAATCAAAATTTCAAAAGGTATATAGTGTTTGAACTTATTGGCGAATCATTAAAATCAGCTGTAAATAAACTTAAATTTGTTGATGATGAAAAGGCTTTAAAAACGCATTAGAAACACTTAAAAAGTCGCTTTTAAAGGCTGATGTCTATCACAAGGTAACAAAAGAGTATGAAGTCTCACGCAAAGATTTAGAAAAATATGTCTTAGATAGATTAGTTCATGGCATATCATCTGATAAGTAGATCGCTTTGAGCAATTATCCTATCTTGTCTTTTGGCAATCTCTAAGAGTAGAAATTTAATCTTTATATCTTGACTTAAAATTCTATCTTCCATATTATCATAAAAATAGTATGGGAGTTTATTTACTCTTTTTTCTATCATTTCAAATCTAGTTGAGATCATGTTTATATCTGAATTTAGAGCATCTTTGGTAGTAATTAGTTTATTTGATTGTTTGAGTGAATCGGTATAAACTTTAAGATTACTAAGTAGCGAGCTAATATCATGAAGATTTTTATAAATTTCAAGATATCGCTTTAACTCTTTGTTTCTATCGCTTTGGGTAATTGTGTTGTGATAATTGGTAAGGCTATTTGATATCGCATTTTGCTCTATTGAAAATTTGCCTTCGATAACGCTATTACTAAGATTTTTAAATTTAGGTAAAAGATTGATATAGCTATTACTAAGCTTGATCTCATTAGTGTGGCGAAATAGTATAAATGCTGCGACAAATGATAGGATAAATCCAATTAAAATATCGATAATTCTAATATATACTACGCTTATTGCATTACCTAAAATAAGAGAATATACCATAGCAAATGCACACATAAAAGCTGCCATAGCATAGGTTGGTGGGAAGTTTTTAAAATAAAAGGCTAGAAAAATACAAACTACACAAAATAGAGCAAATAGATTCTCATTTACTACTATATGAATTAAAACAAATGCTAATGTAATGCCAATTAATGCACCTTTTATATTGGCAATTCCAGTAATTTTAGTCATATATGAGCTATCTTTGCTCATGCTTATTACACCAATTGCGATCCAAACTCCATTATGTACATAACCAAAACTAGCGATGATAATAGCAATGCTTACACCAATAGCTAAGCGTAAGGAGTTTTGTACTATTGGATTATGTAAAGTTATATCTTTTATTGCCTTTTTTAGACTCTTTTTTTCTTTAAATTCAAGAGCAATTTTATCTTCACCGCCATCTTTTATTAGTTCAAATTTGGAGTATAAAACCTCTAAAGATGCCTTAAAAATCTCATAATCACTTTGCCTGGCTAATTTAAGAGCATCTATTTTTAATATGCTATTTTTATCTATAAATATATTTTTTAATTGAATTAAATTGTTTGTAATTTCGCTATTTAGAGCGTTTAATAAATTTGGATTTTTTATAGATTTAAAATACCTTTGCATAGCAACAAGTAGATGATAAATATCTTCTAATTTATATAGATAAAAAATTGCCCGTGAGTGG is a genomic window of Campylobacter devanensis containing:
- a CDS encoding YgaP family membrane protein, whose product is MSNLDKTIRLIIAAIIFFVFGFVCQCWWWLIGLVPLLTAVYGYCPLYSLIGKKSCKK
- a CDS encoding NAD(P)/FAD-dependent oxidoreductase, whose amino-acid sequence is MNEIQKSRRDALKIFTLGSALAATSVTIPTQAKAASDLSPNIAIIGAGLGGITMSAHLIDIMPKANVTLYDANQTMHYEPGFTLIAAGVYTTKDTKYDKADLINEKVKWVKQNVQSVDPNNNSLTTNDGNIYKYDYLIISTGVYYDFQSVKGLNADIIEDPNSKITSIYTPNGATKSNKFIQELVKNGGNALFAEPNTPSKCGGANKKVNMLLNDLGQKNNQKSLKTILCTGSANMLSSPLHAKMIEQMYIQRDMEYKTRHLLVEVDTINQIAKFDKLMPYTQDSIQKIAKERVEIPYDYLFVVPRMKSADFITQAGLNTSKGDVAGNWVDVDQYTLQHKKYPNIFALGDCAGVPKGKTGASIRKQYPVIGANILSHLKNKPLEAKFDGYTACPLLTRYGKAVMVEFNYKGAAPTLECMGSTRESWLNWAVKVYLMKPMVMQAMIHAKA
- a CDS encoding Crp/Fnr family transcriptional regulator, with the protein product MKKDIEQFIDKFKKFNLSKEDLDTVSSNVKIMEFKKGDDVIVDKNSCQGFIYVLKGNLRAYAISTTGKEITVFNLNSGDECILCANCMTDNLQLELNLQANKDTKILLLHSSYFSVLKDKYPSIASFVVELLSIRLASAIKVMTQALFTPITQRIIDFLKQNATNNQIQITHEILASHLGTAREVVSRILKDIEKENLIKLERGKIIILNL
- a CDS encoding 4Fe-4S dicluster domain-containing protein, with the protein product MNRRNFLKFTLITSATPLLADQEISRQNSQMMSIIDLDLCDGCEGFEVPKCISACKTHNKDKFPDPKKPIMNYWPQKKYEDYSDKKDIIDRLTPYNWTYVQKIEINGKKINIPRRCMHCDNPPCQKLCPFGVISKDKYGAVDIDKDFCFGGAKCRDACPWQIPQRQAGVGLYLNIAPKLAGGGVMYKCDMCKDLLNKGDKPACQNQCPKKAIKFAPKNEIMSIVNKENRHIYGLKENGGTSTIYLSSVDFESINEAITKKYENLTNKIGRPHMARVDSPLQKSENLAMAAMITPLAAIGAATISAIKCNKKDK
- a CDS encoding cytochrome b/b6 domain-containing protein, translated to MKIYRQSLQNRIIHWGVAISTFGLILTGIFQMPVAKRYGVANIWEWSGEYFEGLVLHYIFAIGLIFFGVYHIVYHSLKKEFDIIPKKGDIKNSYLVIKSMITKDQEPPNQKYLPEQRLAYIAIAFTLFILVFTGLIKTYKNLLGFDIANWAYFWAAQLHNLGMILIIILIIAHLAAFIPKINRFLLISMFSGKVDAKYTLKRHQLWKEGIKEANKILKNGKDKK
- a CDS encoding SLAC1 anion channel family protein, with the protein product MSRISNFPIMFFAIIMGFGGFSMAIRKVSVVFEINSLYFDIFKIITSVIFLLVVLLYAIKIFINIDEVKSEFNHQIRLNFFGAIPISFLILANLWQKSIVYEWLFYSGLILQTYITFRVIAFWINKNLEIKHSNPAWFIPVVGNLIVVISSDKNYEWLWYYFSIGVFFWIILFSIMFYRILFHEQLAQKFMPTLFIMIAPPAVGFLGYYKLVGFDVAANIMLNLTIFFSFMVIYMYKNFLKLKFFLSWWAFIFPSAAASIAILEGYNINNNIAFLYIGMTIFILLCVMVTYVSYHTVKNIIAKNICVME
- a CDS encoding FUSC family protein, which codes for MQKVVKFLNHYDPSWFALNYSIKATISILICGFAGNFFGGFLGMVYAANSSMIIFFLASLDGSTKIKIYYFLLYIILGIFAILFVSTIFKFSWLFCFFTLIWMIFVGFSTLFNQNLNKILTIVNATGLLTIIASNQSSWNLADSLESFIAGSIIAIAFRLTRFGTYGKFTKKSCTMVLDDLINMSQNISDKEFLNLAKQCDEHINEIKKVFTHKSSTIKDARLIIHHSRAIFYLYKLEDIYHLLVAMQRYFKSIKNPNLLNALNSEITNNLIQLKNIFIDKNSILKIDALKLARQSDYEIFKASLEVLYSKFELIKDGGEDKIALEFKEKKSLKKAIKDITLHNPIVQNSLRLAIGVSIAIIIASFGYVHNGVWIAIGVISMSKDSSYMTKITGIANIKGALIGITLAFVLIHIVVNENLFALFCVVCIFLAFYFKNFPPTYAMAAFMCAFAMVYSLILGNAISVVYIRIIDILIGFILSFVAAFILFRHTNEIKLSNSYINLLPKFKNLSNSVIEGKFSIEQNAISNSLTNYHNTITQSDRNKELKRYLEIYKNLHDISSLLSNLKVYTDSLKQSNKLITTKDALNSDINMISTRFEMIEKRVNKLPYYFYDNMEDRILSQDIKIKFLLLEIAKRQDRIIAQSDLLIR